AGGGCGGTGACCCCGACGGCGGTGTAACCGGCCGCCTCGTTCAGACCGGTGGCGAGGCCCCGGTGGGCGGGACCGACCAGGTCGATTTTCATGTTGACGGTCATGGACCAGGCCAGGCCCTGGTTGAGGCCGAGCAGCACGTTGGCGGCGACGATCCATCCCCAGGACGGCGCCCATGCGAGGAGGAAGGGGACGGGGACGCCGAGGAGCCAGCCGGCCAGCAGAAGTCGTCTGCGGCGGAAGCGGGCCGTGAGGGCGCCGGCGGCGAGGTTGGTGAGGGCCTTGGTGAGGCCGAAGGCGATGATAAAGGAGAAGACGGACAGGTCGTCGACGAGACCGAAGGTCCGGGTGCCGATGAGCGGGACGGTGGTGCGTTCCAGGCCGACCAGACCGCCCACGCAGACGTTGACGACGACGAGCAGCGTGAACTGCGGCCAGTTCTCCCGCAGTCCGAGCCGGACGGGGGCGGCGGCGCGCCGTGCGCGCGGGTCCCGGCCGGTGGCGGCAGGCGTGAGGGGGTCGTCGGCGAAGCCCACGGTGGTCCTCCGGAAGTGGGTGCGGGGCTGGTGCGGGGGAGGGGCCCGGCGCGCGTGAGTGCCGGGCCGGGTGCCGCACGGCGGGCCGGGGCGCCGCGGGCACCCGCGCTGAGGCCGGTGCCGTCGCGGTGGTGGACGGCACCGGCCTCGGGCGGGCGGTGCGCGGCGGGCTCAGCGGCGGCCGAAGGGCCACCAGGAACGCTTGGGCGCGGGCGGGCAGTCGCACCGCCGTGCTGCCGGCACTCCGGCGAGGACTTGGTCCACGTGGTTCCCGCAGCCCGCGTACGTGGCCTTGCCACACTTCGGACAGGTGACTCGTCGGCACATGGCGGAGTCGGCTCCTCTCCCGGCTCAGGCGGCCGATTCCCAGGCGCCGTAGCCGCCGAGCAGGTCGTAGACCTCGGTGCGGCCACGGTGCCGGATCAGGCTGGCGGCGATGGAGGAGCGGTGGCCGCCGGCGCAGTGGACCACCAGACGGCCCTCGGCGGGGACCTCGTCGAGCCGCTTGGCCAGTTCGGCCAGGGGGATGTGCAGGGCGCCCTCGATGGAGCGGCCGCCGTCGCGTTCGCCGCAGTTGCGCACGTCCAGCACCAGCGGGGGTTCGGGGGAGGCGAGTTCCTCGCGCAGGTCCTCGGCGGTCAGCCGGCCGGCCTGGCGCTTGTGGTCGGAGAGGGCGGCGAAGACCTGTGCGGGATCGGCGGCGTAGCCGCGGACGCGGTCGAAGCCGATGCGCGCGAGGCGGGTGACGGTCTCCTCGGCACGGTCCTCGGGGGCGACGATGAGGATCTCGTCCCGCGGGGTGAGGACGCTGCCCGCCTGTTCGGCGAAGCGGCCGTCGAGCGGGACGTTGACCGAGCCGGCCAGGTGTCCGGCGGCGAAGGCGAACTGGTCGCGGGTGTCGAGGACCACGGCACCGGCGGCGCGCAGCCGGGCGAACTCGGCCGCGTCCAGCGCGGGAGCGCCCTCGACGGTCTGGAACAGGTCGCGGTTGCGGCGGTTGAGGTCGGCGTCGTACGAGAAGTAGCCCGGTGCGGCGGACTGGCCGGCGGTGACGAGGCGGACGAAGGTGTCCTGGTCCATCGGCCGGCAGGCGTAGTTGGTCAGGCGCTGTGTGCCGATGGTCGACTGGAGCTCGGTGGACAGGTTCTTGCCGCAGGCGGAGCCGGCGCCGTGGGCGGGGAAGACGCGGACCTCGTCGGGCAGGGCCATCAGCTTGTGGTGGACGCTGTCGTAGAGCATCGCGCCCAGTTCCTCGGCGGTGACGCCGGCGGAGGCGAGCAGGTCGGGGCGGCCGACGTCGCCGACGAACAGGGCGTCGCCGGTGAGTACCCCGTAGGGGACGGTGTCCTCGGGCTTCTCGAAGACGAGGATGCTGATCGACTCGGGGGTGTGGCCCGGCGTCTCCAGGATCCGGAGGGTGACCTCGCCCAGGGAGATCCGCTCCCCGTCGGCGAGCTTGCGGATCGGGTACTCGGTCACGGCGCGCTGTCCGTAGCCGATCCACGCGCCGGTGCGCTGGGCCAGTTCCAGGTGGCCGGCGAGGAAGTCGGCGTGGAAGTGGGTGTTGATCACCGCCTCGACGGTGAACCCGTGCGCCTCCGCGTCCGCGACGTACTCGTCCACGTCCCGGCGGGGGTCGACGACGACCGCCTTGCCGCTGGTCGGGTCGCCGATGACGTATGCGGCCTGGGACAGGCAGTCGAGGTAGTGCTGCGCGAAGTACATGAGGTGCCTCCTGGCGCGGGTAGTGCGGGGGCTGGAGCCCTGGAATACCCGGCGGGGTATGCGTGAACGATACCCGTGGGGGTATTGATGACAGGCACTGTATACCCACGGGGGTATACGGCGGCAAGTCGGCCGGACCTCGGCGGGCGGGCCCGGTGGTGAGGGCCGGATGGTTCGGGGGTGAGGGTGGCGGGGGGTGTCTCCGGTCGGTCCGGACCGTCGCGCAGTCACCCCTCTGACCTGGCCTTCTCGTGCGCGTGCGGATGTCGCGCCCGCTCGGGCGGGAGCGGGGTGGTGCGGATCGGCCGGGACCGAGGCGGGTGCAGAATACCCCCAGGGGTACTCGTGTTATCGTGCTTATATACCCCCGGGGGTAACCCTGGACCGGTCTCGCAGTCGCCCGCCTCGGGTGGGGCGCGACGGCCGTGGACGACGGCTGCCGCAGTGCCGCCGCGAGGGGCGGCCGTCGTGACCGGCCGAACGCCCCTCCCGTCCGCCCTTCCCTAGTTCCGAGAGGTTGTGTGATGTCCCTCTTCCCCGCCGGCGAGGGCCGGGTCACCGTCGACGAGGCCGCCCGGCACACCCGGGGCGCCGACGCCCCGGCCGTTCTGCTCGATGTGCGTGAGCAGCGCGAGTGGGACGCCGGCCACGCGCCCGGCGCCGTGTACGCGCCGCTGTCCGGCCTGGTGGCCGGGGCGGCGCTGCCGGAGGCGGCACAGGCCCGGCCGCTGGTGGTGATCTGCCGCAGCGGGCAGCGCTCGCAGCAGGCCGCCGAGCTGCTGGCCGCGCGGGGCGCGCCGCGGGTGGTGGACGTCATGGGTGGCATGCGGGCCTGGGCCACCGCCGGCTACCCGGTCGTGGACGGGCACGGGAACAGCGGCTCGATAGCATGACGACCCTGGTTCTCGCGCTCGTCGCCGGTGCCGTCATCGGCCTGGCCCTGGGCGGCCTCGGCGGGGGCGGCAGCGTTCTCGCCGTACCGGCCCTCATCTACCTCCTCGGCTTCACCCCGGCCGAGGCGACGACGGCCAGCCTGGTCATCGTCACCCTCACCTCGGTCACCGCGCTGACCGGGCACGCCCGGGACGGCAACGTCGTCTGGCGGACCGGGCTGCTGTTCGCCGCGGCCGGCATCGTGCCCGCGATGCTCGCCGGTGCCGCCGCCGGGCATCTGCCCCAGGCGGTGCTGACCGTCGCCTTCTCGGTCATCGCCGCGCTCGCCGCCGTGCGCATGCTGCGCCCGGCCCGCACCGGGTCCACCGGCCCGGTGAGCCCGGGCAGGGCGGGGGCCGCGGGCGCCGGTCTGGGCGCCGTGACCGGGTTCCTGGGCGTGGGCGGCGGCTTCCTCGCCGTACCCGCGCTGGTGGGCGTGCTCAAACTGCCCATGCGCCGGGCGGTCGGGACCAGCCTGCTGGTCATCACGGTTAACTCGCTGGCCGCGCTCGGCGCCCGCGCCGGCACCGGGACACACCTGGACTGGGCGGTCATCGCGCCGTTCACCGCGGCGGCCGTCCTCGGCGCCTGGGACGGCAAACGCCTGTCGAAGAAGCTCAAGGGCGGAACGCTGCAACGCGTCTTCGCGTACGTCCTGCTCGCGGTCGCCGTGTTCATGCTCGTCGACGCGCTCCTCTGACCGCCCCGCCGCGTCCGGTCCCCCTCACCGGCACCGCGCGCGGGGCACCCACCCCCCGCTCCGGACAACACCGACACGCAAGGATCACCTCTGCCATGACCATCACCGCCATCGAGCCCCGCCAGGCCAAGAGCCGTCTGCACGAGCTCACCGTCATCGACGTGCGCACCCCCGGCGAGTACGCCGGCGGCCACGTCCCCGGCGCCCTGAACATCCCGCTGGACCAGCTCGACCGCGCGCTGCCCGACATCCGCGGCGCCGCCGAGCGCGGCGAGGTCCTCGTGGTCTGCGCCTCCGGCGCCCGCTCGGAGAAGGCCTGCGCGCAGCTCGCCGCGCAGGGCGTCCGCGCGGCGACCCTCGCGGGCGGCACCGGCGCCTGGGCCGCCCAGGGCAACGAGCTGGACCGCCCCCTGGCCTGCGACGTCAAGACCCCCTGGAGCATGGACCGCCAGGTCCGCCTCACCGCCGGATCGATCGTCCTGCTCGGCCTGGCGCTCGGCGAGTTCGTCCACCCGGCCTTCCGGCTGCTGTCCGCCGGTGTCGCGGGCGGCCTGGTGTTCTCCGCCGTGACCAACACCTGCGGCATGGCCGCCATGCTCGGCAAGCTGCCCTACAACCGGCCCGGCAAGGCCGACCTGGACGCCACGCTGGCCCGCCTGCGCAGCCTCTGACCCCTACGGTGTCCCGTGTGCCCCGGCGCACGGGACACCCGTCGCCGCTGCGAAGCCACCGCCGCGCACGGCGACGACCGTACCCCCCGGGGTATTTTCCGAGGAGTGACACGTGGAACTCGAACTCGACGGCGCGCCCTTGAAGGCCGTGCTGAACCGGCTGCGGCGGGCCCAGGGCCAGATCTCCGGCGTGATCCGGATGATCGAGGAGGGCCGGGACTGCGAGGACGTCGTCACCCAGCTCACCGCCGCCTCACGGGCCCTGGACCGCGCCGGGTTCGCGATCATCGCCACCGGCCTCCAGAAGTGCGTGGTCGAGATCGAGGACGGCCGGCGCGGCGGCGAGGACGCCGAGCAGATGCGCGCACGCCTGGAGAAGCTCTTCCTGTCGCTGGCGTGAGCGCGCCCGGCCGGCCCGGCCTCCGCGCGGTGCGGCTCACCGGGCGTCGCCGGGAGGCCCGGGGCGCACCCTGCGCACCACGACCCGGCCCGCGCCTGAAGGGCCGCGCCTTTCCCGCCGTGCTCGCCACCGCGCCGCTCCTCCTTGGTGGCGAGCCGCCGTCCGACCGGTGGTGACGACGCGGTGGGACCGGCCCCGCACGCCCGGGTGCAACTGCCCGCCAGAACCCCCCGGTTCACGGGTCCGTACCGTGTGCCCGCACCCAACGCGCCGTCATGCGGCGCAGGTCACAGCGTTCTGACTGCGCGGCAGATGCATCCGGCACGCCGTTCTGTGCGTCTTGCCTTGTGCGGGGGACGGACAGGGAACGAGAGGGTCGGAGCATGATGGGGCGCGGTACGAGGCGGGGTGGGGCGGGCTGGGCGGCGGTCGCGGCGGCCGTCGCCACCGTGGTGGGGGCCTCCGTGCTGGGTCCCCTCGCCGGTACCAGCGCGGGCGGCGCGACCGCGAGCCGCCCCGGCGGCCGTACGCCGGTGACCGCCCCGTCCACGGCGCCGGCCCACCCCGGCTCACCGACGCCGATCCCGGGGCAGACCTCCGTGCCCGACCCCGGGCTGCCCGCCCCGGTGGTCAACATGGACATCGCCCACGCCTCGGACAAGGGGCCGCACGCCGTCGACATCACCATCGACGACGGCCCTGATCCGGTGTGGACCCCGCGCGTCCTGAAGGTGCTCAAGGACAACGGGGTCAAGGCCGTGTTCTGCATGATCGGGTCGAAGGCGGCCGAACACCCGGACGTGGTGCGGCAGGTCGTCGCGGCGGGACACCGGCTGTGCGACCACAGCGTCCACCACGACACGACGATGGACCACAAGTCCCACTCCTTCCAGTACACCGAGGTCACCCAGGCGGCACGGATGATCGAACAGGCCTCCGGTGGTGTGAAGCCGCAGTACTACCGGGCGCCGGGCGGTGCCTTCACCCCCTACAGCCGGCAGATAGCCGCCGCGGCGGGGATGCGCCCGCTCGGCTGGAACGTCGACTCGGACGACTACAAGCGCCCCGGCACCCAGGCGATCCTGAACACGGTCGAGCGCGAACTGCCGGGCGGCCCCACCATCCTCTTCCACGACGGCGGCGGTGACCGCTCCGAGACCGTGTCGGCGCTCGCCGCGCTGCTGCCCCGGCTCAAGGCCCAGGGCTACGCCTTCGGGTTCCCCGTGCGCTGAGCCCGAAGGCGCGCTCCTCCCCGGCCGGAGCCGGTCACCGCCGGCGGCGCGGCCGAGGTGCGGGGGAGCGGGGCCGGGCCGACGATGGTCAGCGGGGGTGTGCCCGTGAAGCGTTTCTCCGCGAAGAGGGCGGCGACCGTCCTTGCCGCGCAACTGGAGCCGGCTCTTCTCGTCGTCACCGCGGCGGCCCTGACGGCGGGCGGCTCGGCCTGGCTCGCCGGTGCGGGCGGCCTCGCCGACCTGCTGTGGGGACTGGGCGCCGCGTCCGCCCTGCTGCCGGCGGCCGGCTGGGTCGTGGTCGCGTTGCGGCGCGGCCAGGCGGGCGTGGACCTCATCGCGGTCCTCGCCCTCGTCGGCACCCTGGCCGTGCGCGAGTACCTGGCCGGTGCGCTGATCGCGCTGATGCTGGCCACCGGGCGCACCCTCGAAGCCGCCGCCCAGTGGCGGGCCTCCCACGATGTGCGGGCCCTCGTGGAACGCACTCCGCGCACCGCCCGGCGCCGCACCGGGGCGGGGGTGAGCACCGTGCCGCTCGCCGAGGTGCGCGCCGGTGATCTGCTCGTGGTCGGGCCCGGGGAAGTGGTCCCGGTCGACGGCCGCGTGGAGAGCGCCCTCGCCGTGTTCGACGAGTCGGTGCTCACCGGTGAGCCCCTCCAGGTCGAGCGGGCGAAGGACGAGGCCGTACGCAGCGGGGTGATCAACGCCGGCGGCGCCTTCGAGCTGAGGGCCACCGCCACCGAACAGGACAGCACCTACGCCGAGATCGTCAGGCTGGCCCGGCAGGCGAGCGCGGAGTCCGCGCCGGTGGTCCGTCTGGCCGACCGGTACGCGGCCTGGTTCCTGCCCCTGTCCCTCGCGGTGGCCGGCCTCGCCTGGCTGCTCAGCGGCTCCGCCGTGCGCGCGGTCGCGGTCCTGGTGGTCGCCACCCCGTGCCCGCTGCTGCTGGCCGCGCCGGTCGCGATCGTCTCCGGCCTGTCCCGCGCCTCACGGCTGGGGGTGGTGGTCCGTGGCGGCGGCGCGCTGGAGAACCTCGGCCGGGCCCGCACCCTGCTGCTGGACAAGACCGGCACCCTCACCGGCGGCCGCCCCCGGGTCCTGGACATCGCCGCCGCGCCGGCCTGGAAACCCGCCCAGGTGCTGGGTCTGGCCGCCGCGCTCGACCAGTACTCCCCGCACGTGCTGGCCCACGCCATCGTGGACGCCGCCCGGGAACGCGGCGTGGAGTTGCCCGTGGTGTCGGACGTCACGGAGGATCCCGGCCGGGGGGCCTTCGGCACCGTGGACGGGCAGCGGGCGTCCATCGGCCGGACGGCCGCCGCGGACGAGGTGCCGTCCTGGGCCCGGGCGGTGGACAACCGGGCACTGCTCGACGGGGCGGCCGTCGCCTGGCTGACCGTCGGCGGGCAGGTGGTCGGCGCCGTCCTGCTGCGCGATCCGCCGCGCCCCGACGCCCCCCGGACCCTGCGCCACCTGCGGACGGCGGGCATCGAGCGGATCATGATGCTCACGGGTGACCGTGCCGAGCCCGCGCAGGAGGTCGCCGCCGTCCTCGGGCTCGACGGCGTGCGGGCCGAACTGAGCCCCGCGGACAAGGTGGCCGCGGTCCGCGAGGAACGCGAGCGGGCCGTGACCGTCATGGTCGGCGACGGCGTCAATGACGCGCCCGCGCTCGCCGCGGCGGACATCGGGGTGGCCATGGGTGCCCGCGGTTCCACCGCGTCCTCCGAGGCCGCGGACATCGTCCTGACCACCGACCGCGTCGACCGCCTCGCCGACGCCGTGGCCATCGCCGGGCGCGCGCGGCGTATCGCCGTGCAGAGCGCGCTCGGCGGCATGCTGATGTCGCTCGCCGCCATGGCCGCCGCGGCGGCCGGTCTGCTCCCGCCCGCCGCCGGTGCGCTGCTCCAGGAGGGCATCGACGTGGCGGTCATCCTCAACGCCCTGCGCGCCCTGCGCGTCGGCCAGGGCGCCCGACCGCCCCTCACCCCGGCCGCCGAGGTGCTCATCCACCGGTTCGCGGCCGAACACAACGACCTCCAGGACGTCGTCGAGGCGGTGCGGGCCGCCGCCGACCGCCTCTCCGACAGCTCCGGCGCCCAGGCCCTGGCGGCCGTCGAGGAGACGCACCGGCTGCTGACCGAGCGGCTGCTTCCGCACGAGCGCGCCGAGGAGCACCTGCTCTATCCGAAGCTCGCGCCCACGCTCGGCGGCCCCGAGGCCACCGCCACGATGAGCCGCGCCCACACCGAGATCGAACGCCTGTCCAGGCGTATCGCCACCCATCTGCACCTGGCGCACGCCCACGGCGGTCTGGACCCGGACCAGCTCGACGATCTGCGTTCGTGCCTCTACGGGCTGCACACCGTCCTGCGGCTGCACTTCTCTCAAGAGGAGGAGAACTACTTCTCCCTGGCCCCGTGACCCCGAGGGCGCCGGTCGGGGTCAGCGCAGGGGGGCGGGCCCGTCGGCGGTCACGGGCTTGGTGGCGCGGACGATGGCGGAGTGCATGCCGTCGGCGACCTGGTGGGTCGGCGTGATCTCGATGCCGGTGAACCCGGCGGCCTCCAGTCCGGTTCGGTACTCGGCGAAGGACAGGGCGCCGGCGATGCAGCCGACGTAGTCGCCGCGCTCGGCGCGTCGGGCGGGGGAGAGGGCGTCGTCGGCGACCACGTCGGAGACGCCGATGCGGCCGCCCGGCCTGAGCACGCGGAACGTCTCGGCGAACACGGCGGCCTTGT
This Streptomyces misionensis DNA region includes the following protein-coding sequences:
- a CDS encoding MBL fold metallo-hydrolase, which encodes MYFAQHYLDCLSQAAYVIGDPTSGKAVVVDPRRDVDEYVADAEAHGFTVEAVINTHFHADFLAGHLELAQRTGAWIGYGQRAVTEYPIRKLADGERISLGEVTLRILETPGHTPESISILVFEKPEDTVPYGVLTGDALFVGDVGRPDLLASAGVTAEELGAMLYDSVHHKLMALPDEVRVFPAHGAGSACGKNLSTELQSTIGTQRLTNYACRPMDQDTFVRLVTAGQSAAPGYFSYDADLNRRNRDLFQTVEGAPALDAAEFARLRAAGAVVLDTRDQFAFAAGHLAGSVNVPLDGRFAEQAGSVLTPRDEILIVAPEDRAEETVTRLARIGFDRVRGYAADPAQVFAALSDHKRQAGRLTAEDLREELASPEPPLVLDVRNCGERDGGRSIEGALHIPLAELAKRLDEVPAEGRLVVHCAGGHRSSIAASLIRHRGRTEVYDLLGGYGAWESAA
- a CDS encoding polysaccharide deacetylase family protein, with amino-acid sequence MGRGTRRGGAGWAAVAAAVATVVGASVLGPLAGTSAGGATASRPGGRTPVTAPSTAPAHPGSPTPIPGQTSVPDPGLPAPVVNMDIAHASDKGPHAVDITIDDGPDPVWTPRVLKVLKDNGVKAVFCMIGSKAAEHPDVVRQVVAAGHRLCDHSVHHDTTMDHKSHSFQYTEVTQAARMIEQASGGVKPQYYRAPGGAFTPYSRQIAAAAGMRPLGWNVDSDDYKRPGTQAILNTVERELPGGPTILFHDGGGDRSETVSALAALLPRLKAQGYAFGFPVR
- a CDS encoding metal-sensitive transcriptional regulator, coding for MELELDGAPLKAVLNRLRRAQGQISGVIRMIEEGRDCEDVVTQLTAASRALDRAGFAIIATGLQKCVVEIEDGRRGGEDAEQMRARLEKLFLSLA
- a CDS encoding sulfite exporter TauE/SafE family protein; the protein is MTTLVLALVAGAVIGLALGGLGGGGSVLAVPALIYLLGFTPAEATTASLVIVTLTSVTALTGHARDGNVVWRTGLLFAAAGIVPAMLAGAAAGHLPQAVLTVAFSVIAALAAVRMLRPARTGSTGPVSPGRAGAAGAGLGAVTGFLGVGGGFLAVPALVGVLKLPMRRAVGTSLLVITVNSLAALGARAGTGTHLDWAVIAPFTAAAVLGAWDGKRLSKKLKGGTLQRVFAYVLLAVAVFMLVDALL
- a CDS encoding heavy metal translocating P-type ATPase — its product is MKRFSAKRAATVLAAQLEPALLVVTAAALTAGGSAWLAGAGGLADLLWGLGAASALLPAAGWVVVALRRGQAGVDLIAVLALVGTLAVREYLAGALIALMLATGRTLEAAAQWRASHDVRALVERTPRTARRRTGAGVSTVPLAEVRAGDLLVVGPGEVVPVDGRVESALAVFDESVLTGEPLQVERAKDEAVRSGVINAGGAFELRATATEQDSTYAEIVRLARQASAESAPVVRLADRYAAWFLPLSLAVAGLAWLLSGSAVRAVAVLVVATPCPLLLAAPVAIVSGLSRASRLGVVVRGGGALENLGRARTLLLDKTGTLTGGRPRVLDIAAAPAWKPAQVLGLAAALDQYSPHVLAHAIVDAARERGVELPVVSDVTEDPGRGAFGTVDGQRASIGRTAAADEVPSWARAVDNRALLDGAAVAWLTVGGQVVGAVLLRDPPRPDAPRTLRHLRTAGIERIMMLTGDRAEPAQEVAAVLGLDGVRAELSPADKVAAVREERERAVTVMVGDGVNDAPALAAADIGVAMGARGSTASSEAADIVLTTDRVDRLADAVAIAGRARRIAVQSALGGMLMSLAAMAAAAAGLLPPAAGALLQEGIDVAVILNALRALRVGQGARPPLTPAAEVLIHRFAAEHNDLQDVVEAVRAAADRLSDSSGAQALAAVEETHRLLTERLLPHERAEEHLLYPKLAPTLGGPEATATMSRAHTEIERLSRRIATHLHLAHAHGGLDPDQLDDLRSCLYGLHTVLRLHFSQEEENYFSLAP
- a CDS encoding rhodanese-like domain-containing protein, giving the protein MSLFPAGEGRVTVDEAARHTRGADAPAVLLDVREQREWDAGHAPGAVYAPLSGLVAGAALPEAAQARPLVVICRSGQRSQQAAELLAARGAPRVVDVMGGMRAWATAGYPVVDGHGNSGSIA
- a CDS encoding rhodanese-like domain-containing protein is translated as MTITAIEPRQAKSRLHELTVIDVRTPGEYAGGHVPGALNIPLDQLDRALPDIRGAAERGEVLVVCASGARSEKACAQLAAQGVRAATLAGGTGAWAAQGNELDRPLACDVKTPWSMDRQVRLTAGSIVLLGLALGEFVHPAFRLLSAGVAGGLVFSAVTNTCGMAAMLGKLPYNRPGKADLDATLARLRSL